In a single window of the Acidobacteriota bacterium genome:
- a CDS encoding glycerol-3-phosphate dehydrogenase/oxidase, whose protein sequence is MNRGENLERIAERTAAWDIVVIGGGATGVGCALDAASRGYDVLLLEKYDLGSGTSSRSTKLIHGGVRYLREGDISLVREALRERSIILKNAPHAAHKLDFVIPCYGLRDELFYGIGLKVYDLLAGFHGIGGSKMISRAETIKRLPTVVQDGLSGGVVYTDGQFDDARLLIDMACEASRRGACIVNYASVESIGGSKVIGFEIVFRDSETNAEYTVNARSVINAAGVFCDEIRSIADNNAEPTTTYSQGIHIVLDKRFLPADAAIMIPKTADGRVLFCIPWLGHTLIGTTDTPVNSASFDPRPMEAEIDFVLETAGKYLTEKPTRADILSSWAGIRPLIRTQANVATSKLSRGHELFIDPNGLVTITGGKWTTYRRMAQDAVNKAADIGGLERRKCVTKDLAISAPQYAAGETLHPDFPYTTGDIERAVRDEMARTVEDVLARRTRILPLDAGAVAGLVPIAAEILKRELGKGSAWEAGQMESFNASVAKYRPDETASQD, encoded by the coding sequence ATGAACCGCGGAGAGAATTTAGAACGTATCGCCGAACGCACGGCGGCGTGGGATATCGTTGTGATAGGCGGCGGTGCGACGGGCGTCGGCTGCGCGCTGGATGCGGCGTCACGCGGCTATGATGTTCTTCTGTTAGAAAAATACGACCTCGGCAGCGGTACGTCGAGCCGCTCGACAAAGCTGATACACGGCGGCGTCCGCTACCTTCGTGAGGGCGACATCTCGCTCGTCCGCGAGGCACTGCGTGAACGCTCGATCATTCTAAAGAACGCACCGCACGCCGCACACAAACTCGACTTCGTCATTCCGTGCTATGGCCTTCGCGACGAGCTTTTCTACGGCATCGGGCTGAAAGTTTATGATCTGCTCGCCGGCTTTCACGGTATAGGCGGCTCCAAGATGATCTCGCGTGCTGAGACCATCAAGCGATTGCCGACCGTTGTTCAAGACGGGCTTTCGGGCGGCGTCGTTTACACCGATGGGCAGTTTGACGACGCCCGGCTGCTGATAGATATGGCCTGTGAGGCGTCGCGGCGAGGTGCGTGCATCGTGAACTATGCATCGGTCGAAAGCATCGGCGGATCAAAAGTGATCGGCTTTGAAATTGTTTTTCGCGATTCGGAGACGAACGCCGAATACACCGTGAACGCTCGGTCGGTCATCAACGCAGCGGGTGTTTTCTGCGACGAAATTCGCAGCATCGCCGACAACAATGCCGAGCCGACGACAACATATTCGCAGGGAATTCATATCGTGCTGGACAAGAGATTTCTGCCGGCCGACGCCGCGATAATGATCCCGAAAACCGCCGACGGCCGTGTGCTTTTCTGCATTCCTTGGCTCGGCCATACTTTGATTGGGACGACCGACACGCCGGTAAATTCGGCGTCATTCGATCCGCGACCGATGGAAGCTGAGATCGATTTCGTGCTCGAGACAGCCGGGAAATATCTCACCGAAAAGCCGACGCGTGCCGACATTCTGTCGTCTTGGGCAGGCATCAGGCCGCTGATAAGAACTCAGGCAAATGTGGCGACATCAAAGCTTTCTCGCGGACACGAACTCTTCATCGACCCGAACGGACTCGTCACGATCACTGGCGGAAAATGGACGACATATCGCCGCATGGCTCAGGACGCGGTCAACAAAGCTGCCGACATCGGCGGCCTGGAAAGGAGAAAATGCGTTACTAAAGACCTGGCGATCTCGGCGCCGCAATACGCAGCAGGCGAGACGCTGCATCCCGACTTTCCTTACACCACCGGCGACATTGAACGCGCCGTCCGCGATGAAATGGCTCGTACCGTCGAAGACGTCCTCGCCCGCCGCACACGCATCCTTCCTTTGGACGCAGGAGCCGTTGCCGGTCTTGTTCCGATCGCCGCAGAAATATTGAAAAGGGAGTTGGGAAAGGGATCTGCGTGGGAAGC